In Silene latifolia isolate original U9 population chromosome X, ASM4854445v1, whole genome shotgun sequence, the following proteins share a genomic window:
- the LOC141623105 gene encoding uncharacterized protein LOC141623105 isoform X1: MIFQGLRLGIEGRRRGRLVENQSAMRGQKILWFAVSVLIIMVNIWSVKSAVMAESYMRYRDSNQPIEVRVNDLLSRMTLEEKVGQMTQIDREVASFDVVKTYNIGSVLSGGDSPPFPKAKAEDWISVVNRFQEGALSTRLGIPMIYGIDAVHGHANVFNATVFPHNIGLGAARDVELVRRIGAATALEVRATGIRYAFAPCIAVCRDPRWGRCYESYSEDPEIVREMTDIIFGLQGENPQGSLNGVPYVGQREKVAACAKHFVGDGGTTRGINENNTVIDTAGLFKIHMPAYFDAISKGVSTIMVSYSSWNGVKMHANRNLVTGFLKNTLQFKGFIISDWEGIDRITYPAHANYTYSVLKSVRAGIDMVMVPKNYTEFIDILTSLVKNNYIRMERIDDAVKRILRVKFTMGLFENPMADTSLVHELGNQAHRELAREAVRKTLVLLKNGKDGDSPVLPLPKGGSKILVAGTHAHNLGYQCGGWTINWQGFYGNDDNRGTTILDAIKSTVHPSTEVIFEENPDQELLNSNDFTHAIVVVGEPPYAETDGDSQTLTMIEPGPSVISNVCGALKCVVVVISGRPIVIEPYMAHIDALVAAWLPGTEGQGVTDVLFGDYDFTGKLARTWFRNVSQLPMNVGDLNYDPLFPFGFGLTTNQVRDSVTTSAVQDE; the protein is encoded by the exons ATGATTTTTCAGGGATTAAGATTGGGCATTGAAGGAAGAAGAAGGGGCAGACTGGTAGAGAATCAATCAGCAATGAGGGGTCAAAAAATATTATGGTTTGCGGTCAGTGTCTTGATCATCATGGTTAATATTTGGAGCGTAAAATCAGCGGTAATGGCAGAGTCGTATATGAGATACAGGGACTCGAATCAACCTATTGAAGTTCGAGTGAATGACCTCTTAAGCAGAATGACATTGGAAGAGAAGGTAGGCCAGATGACACAAATCGACCGTGAAGTAGCCTCATTTGATGTTGTCAAGACTTATAATATAG GAAGTGTGTTGAGTGGAGGAGATAGTCCACCGTTTCCAAAAGCCAAAGCTGAAGATTGGATTAGCGTTGTCAACAGGTTTCAAGAAGGGGCATTATCGACGCGGTTGGGGATACCCATGATTTACGGGATAGATGCGGTTCATGGTCATGCCAATGTCTTCAATGCCACTGTTTTTCCCCATAACATTGGTTTAGGAGCTGCTAG AGATGTAGAGCTAGTTAGGCGGATTGGTGCGGCGACTGCCCTGGAAGTTAGAGCTACAGGCATCAGATACGCATTTGCTCCTTGTATTGCG GTTTGTAGAGACCCAAGATGGGGCCGTTGCTATGAGAGTTACAGTGAGGATCCCGAAATTGTGCGCGAAATGACAGATATTATCTTTGGTTTACAAGGAGAAAACCCTCAAGGGTCCCTCAATGGGGTGCCTTATGTTGGACAGAG GGAAAAAGTTGCGGCTTGTGCTAAGCACTTTGTGGGTGATGGAGGGACAACCAGAGGTATTAATGAGAACAACACAGTAATTGACACAGCTGGGTTGTTTAAAATCCACATGCCTGCATACTTTGACGCCATCAGCAAAGGAGTATCAACCATCATGGTGTCTTACTCTAGCTGGAATGGAGTTAAGATGCACGCTAATCGCAATCTAGTCACTGGTTTTCTCAAGAACACTCTCCAGTTTAAG GGCTTCATTATCTCGGATTGGGAAGGAATTGACAGGATAACTTATCCTGCTCATGCCAACTATACATACTCTGTCTTAAAAAGTGTACGAGCTGGAATCGACATG GTCATGGTCCCTAAAAACTACACTGAATTCATCGACATTCTGACCTCCTTGGTGAAGAACAACTATATAAGGATGGAGCGCATCGATGATGCAGTGAAGAGGATTTTGAGGGTCAAGTTCACTATGGGTCTATTCGAAAACCCTATGGCCGATACTAGTCTAGTTCACGAGCTTGGCAATCAG GCACATAGAGAATTGGCAAGAGAGGCAGTCAGAAAAACTCTTGTTCTACTGAAGAATGGCAAAGACGGAGACAGTCCAGTACTGCCCCTCCCAAAAGGAGGATCAAAGATACTAGTAGCTGGTACTCATGCTCATAATTTAGGCTATCAATGTGGAGGATGGACTATCAATTGGCAGGGATTCTATGGTAACGACGACAATAGAG GAACCACAATCCTCGACGCAATAAAATCCACAGTGCACCCATCCACTGAAGTTATATTCGAAGAGAACCCAGATCAAGAATTACTCAACTCAAACGATTTCACCCACGCCATCGTTGTTGTGGGTGAGCCTCCATATGCAGAGACGGATGGCGACAGTCAAACACTGACAATGATCGAACCAGGACCCTCTGTGATCAGCAACGTCTGTGGGGCCCTGAAGTGCGTGGTTGTCGTCATATCAGGCCGGCCCATTGTAATTGAACCCTACATGGCCCATATTGATGCCTTGGTTGCAGCATGGTTACCTGGTACAGAAGGCCAAGGTGTTACTGACGTGCTATTTGGTGATTATGACTTCACCGGAAAGTTGGCAAGAACTTGGTTTAGGAATGTCAGTCAATTGCCAATGAATGTGGGTGACCTGAATTATGACCCGCTTTTCCCCTTTGGATTTGGTTTAACAACTAATCAGGTTCGGGACTCGGTAACTACATCGGCTGTTCAAGACGAGTGA
- the LOC141623105 gene encoding uncharacterized protein LOC141623105 isoform X2, whose protein sequence is MRGQKILWFAVSVLIIMVNIWSVKSAVMAESYMRYRDSNQPIEVRVNDLLSRMTLEEKVGQMTQIDREVASFDVVKTYNIGSVLSGGDSPPFPKAKAEDWISVVNRFQEGALSTRLGIPMIYGIDAVHGHANVFNATVFPHNIGLGAARDVELVRRIGAATALEVRATGIRYAFAPCIAVCRDPRWGRCYESYSEDPEIVREMTDIIFGLQGENPQGSLNGVPYVGQREKVAACAKHFVGDGGTTRGINENNTVIDTAGLFKIHMPAYFDAISKGVSTIMVSYSSWNGVKMHANRNLVTGFLKNTLQFKGFIISDWEGIDRITYPAHANYTYSVLKSVRAGIDMVMVPKNYTEFIDILTSLVKNNYIRMERIDDAVKRILRVKFTMGLFENPMADTSLVHELGNQAHRELAREAVRKTLVLLKNGKDGDSPVLPLPKGGSKILVAGTHAHNLGYQCGGWTINWQGFYGNDDNRGTTILDAIKSTVHPSTEVIFEENPDQELLNSNDFTHAIVVVGEPPYAETDGDSQTLTMIEPGPSVISNVCGALKCVVVVISGRPIVIEPYMAHIDALVAAWLPGTEGQGVTDVLFGDYDFTGKLARTWFRNVSQLPMNVGDLNYDPLFPFGFGLTTNQVRDSVTTSAVQDE, encoded by the exons ATGAGGGGTCAAAAAATATTATGGTTTGCGGTCAGTGTCTTGATCATCATGGTTAATATTTGGAGCGTAAAATCAGCGGTAATGGCAGAGTCGTATATGAGATACAGGGACTCGAATCAACCTATTGAAGTTCGAGTGAATGACCTCTTAAGCAGAATGACATTGGAAGAGAAGGTAGGCCAGATGACACAAATCGACCGTGAAGTAGCCTCATTTGATGTTGTCAAGACTTATAATATAG GAAGTGTGTTGAGTGGAGGAGATAGTCCACCGTTTCCAAAAGCCAAAGCTGAAGATTGGATTAGCGTTGTCAACAGGTTTCAAGAAGGGGCATTATCGACGCGGTTGGGGATACCCATGATTTACGGGATAGATGCGGTTCATGGTCATGCCAATGTCTTCAATGCCACTGTTTTTCCCCATAACATTGGTTTAGGAGCTGCTAG AGATGTAGAGCTAGTTAGGCGGATTGGTGCGGCGACTGCCCTGGAAGTTAGAGCTACAGGCATCAGATACGCATTTGCTCCTTGTATTGCG GTTTGTAGAGACCCAAGATGGGGCCGTTGCTATGAGAGTTACAGTGAGGATCCCGAAATTGTGCGCGAAATGACAGATATTATCTTTGGTTTACAAGGAGAAAACCCTCAAGGGTCCCTCAATGGGGTGCCTTATGTTGGACAGAG GGAAAAAGTTGCGGCTTGTGCTAAGCACTTTGTGGGTGATGGAGGGACAACCAGAGGTATTAATGAGAACAACACAGTAATTGACACAGCTGGGTTGTTTAAAATCCACATGCCTGCATACTTTGACGCCATCAGCAAAGGAGTATCAACCATCATGGTGTCTTACTCTAGCTGGAATGGAGTTAAGATGCACGCTAATCGCAATCTAGTCACTGGTTTTCTCAAGAACACTCTCCAGTTTAAG GGCTTCATTATCTCGGATTGGGAAGGAATTGACAGGATAACTTATCCTGCTCATGCCAACTATACATACTCTGTCTTAAAAAGTGTACGAGCTGGAATCGACATG GTCATGGTCCCTAAAAACTACACTGAATTCATCGACATTCTGACCTCCTTGGTGAAGAACAACTATATAAGGATGGAGCGCATCGATGATGCAGTGAAGAGGATTTTGAGGGTCAAGTTCACTATGGGTCTATTCGAAAACCCTATGGCCGATACTAGTCTAGTTCACGAGCTTGGCAATCAG GCACATAGAGAATTGGCAAGAGAGGCAGTCAGAAAAACTCTTGTTCTACTGAAGAATGGCAAAGACGGAGACAGTCCAGTACTGCCCCTCCCAAAAGGAGGATCAAAGATACTAGTAGCTGGTACTCATGCTCATAATTTAGGCTATCAATGTGGAGGATGGACTATCAATTGGCAGGGATTCTATGGTAACGACGACAATAGAG GAACCACAATCCTCGACGCAATAAAATCCACAGTGCACCCATCCACTGAAGTTATATTCGAAGAGAACCCAGATCAAGAATTACTCAACTCAAACGATTTCACCCACGCCATCGTTGTTGTGGGTGAGCCTCCATATGCAGAGACGGATGGCGACAGTCAAACACTGACAATGATCGAACCAGGACCCTCTGTGATCAGCAACGTCTGTGGGGCCCTGAAGTGCGTGGTTGTCGTCATATCAGGCCGGCCCATTGTAATTGAACCCTACATGGCCCATATTGATGCCTTGGTTGCAGCATGGTTACCTGGTACAGAAGGCCAAGGTGTTACTGACGTGCTATTTGGTGATTATGACTTCACCGGAAAGTTGGCAAGAACTTGGTTTAGGAATGTCAGTCAATTGCCAATGAATGTGGGTGACCTGAATTATGACCCGCTTTTCCCCTTTGGATTTGGTTTAACAACTAATCAGGTTCGGGACTCGGTAACTACATCGGCTGTTCAAGACGAGTGA
- the LOC141623106 gene encoding ADP-ribosylation factor-like protein 8b, which translates to MGLWDALLNWLRSLFFKQEMELSLIGLQNAGKTSLVNVVATGGYSEDMIPTVGFNMKKVTKGNVTIKLWDLGGQPRFRSMWERYCRAVSAIVYVVDAADHDNMSTSRSELHDLLSKPSLNGIPLLVLGNKIDKAGALSKDALMDEMDLKSITNREVCCFMISCKNSTNIDSVIDWLVKHSKSKS; encoded by the exons ATGGGTCTTTGGGATGCCCTCCTCAATTGGCTTCGCAG CCTCTTTTTCAAGCAAGAAATGGAGCTTTCCTTGATTGGATTACAGAATGCCGGAAAGACTTCACTGGTGAATGTCGTAGCTACTGGAGGATATAGTGAGGATATGATCCCTACA GTGGGTTTCAATATGAAGAAGGTGACCAAAGGGAATGTTACTATAAAGCTGTGGGATCTTGGTGGCCAGCCGAGGTTTCGCAGTATGTGGGAGAGATATTGCCGCGCTGTTTCTGCTATTGT TTATGTTGTGGATGCTGCGGATCATGATAACATGAGCACCTCGAGAAGTGAACTCCATGATCTGCTCAGCAAACCCTCACTGAATGGCATCCCTTTACTGGTGCTCGGAAACAAAATAGACAAGGCCGGAGCTCTGTCCAAAGACGCACTTATGGACGAAAT GGATCTCAAGTCAATTACAAACAGAGAGGTGTGTTGCTTCATGATCTCCTGCAAGAACTCCACCAATATTGATTCTGTTATCGATTGGCTTGTCAAGCATTCCAAGTCGAAGAGCTAA